A segment of the Vibrio aquimaris genome:
CAAATAGTTGACCAAGCCCCATAGCAAACAAGAACCATGTAATTGTATCTTGAATCAAAGCATGCTTGACACTGAAAGACTCAGCCATCTGCGGCAGTGCTGGCAAATAAATATCAATAGCTAGTGGGCTAAAAAGCACCAATAACACCAAAAGAACAATTTGCATTTGGTTACCATTATTTGCGGCAGCATTTGACATAGATTCTGACTCTGGCAGGCGTTGATGAAATTATTGACAGTGTATTTGAATCGAGTTATTACATCCAATGACGCATAGTCATCCAAGATATTCCAAAAAGGAATTTCCTATGAATATAGAAAAGCTGGCACGCATCGATCTCAACCTTCTTGTTTGCCTTAATGTGCTCGCTGAAGAGCTGAATGTAACCCGAGCTGCTCATCGCCTATGTTTGAGCCAATCTGCAGTGAGCAAAAACCTGGCAAAACTCAGAACTCAATTTGGAGATCCACTTTTCGTGCGCCATGCCCACGGACTAAAGCCAACACCTAAAATTTTGTTTTTGAAACCAAAGCTCGATAATTTAATTAATCACTTAGAACAAATCACTCAACCAGAAGAGTTTTCACCTGACTCTAGCGACTATCGCTTCCAAATCTCTGCGGTGGAGAGTGTCTACCCTCTGATACTTCCCCACTTTCTTCCCGAGATTTTCAAACGTGCACCTAGTGTTACTATTAGTACCCATGGATGGACAGAGAATACGTTTAATCAAATCTTACGTGGTGATATGGATTTAGGTATTACTGGTAAAGACATCGACATTAATGATGCCAAACTGACTATGCTGCCACCTAGCGATATTTGTGAAAAAGAAATTTACCGCGATAACCAAATGTGCTTGTTGCGTCAAAATCACCCAGCCCTGTCTAAACCTTGGGATCTCGATAGCTATTTATCGCAAAGACACGTTCAGGTAAGGTGTGATGGCAACGATCGCTGGTTACTTGACTATCGCCTCGCAGATATCGGCAAAGAGCGAGACATTGCTATCACAGTTCCCGACTTCAATAGTGCGGCAATCCTCTGTTCTTATACCGATTTTATTTTCACGGCCCCAAGTCATTTCATCAAACTCTCATCGCGGCAGCTTGGTTTGACAACCCTTCCCTTGCCGCTTGAGTTTCCTCCTATGGCTTACACCATGTTTTGGCACAGAGATAGAGAAAAAGATCCTGCTATCTCATGGCTTCGACAAATTATTGAAGAGAAAACCACTTCTCTTAGATGATTTGCAGGCTCACGATAAAAAGAGTAGCTTATCCATATCGTCCGCTGTCAGTCGCTTAGTCAGCAAGGACGCACAACAAATGAAGGATTACGATAAATGCTTAAGACTACTGAGCAACGCCTAACTGCAATACGTCAGTGGCTAAAAGACAAAGATATCGACGCACTGCTTGTACCGCATGAAGACGAATATTTAGGTGAATATGTACCCGCGCATAACGAACGCTTGCACTGGCTAACTGGTTTTACTGGCTCTGCTGGTGCCGCTGTCATCACAAAAGACCAAGCAGCCATTTTTGTCGACGGTCGTTATACTGTACAAGTGACTAAGCAAGTGTCTGCCGACCACTTTGAGTATCGACACCTAGTTGAAGAACCAGCACTTGAGTGGGTTAAATCTCATCTACCCAAAGGCTCTCGTTTAGCCATTGATCCAAGAATGCATAGCGCCTCTTGGTTAGGTATGGCGCAAGAGCAACTCGCAGATACTCTAGAGCTAAAAATATTAGACACCAACCCTATTGATGAACTTTGGCACGATCGTCCAGAGCCTATTATTTCTACTGTGCGCCTAATGCCAGCGGACGCTGTTGGTCAAACCTGCGAAAGCAAACGTCTACAAATCGCAGAACTTATCAAAAAACAGGGAGCGGACAGCGTTGTCATTACCGCTCTCGACTCCATATGCTGGCTGCTTAACATTCGTGGGCTTGATGTCTCTCGCTTACCCGTGCTACTTTCCCATGTGATCTTACATGCTGACTCAAGTCTTGAATATTTTCTTGATCCAACTCGCTTACCACAGGACTTTCATTCTCATGTCGGCCCGAATGTCACTATCCACCACCCAGAATCACTTCAATCTAGAATAGAAGCTCTAACTAGCAAGCAGGTTATTTTGGATCCAGCTACCAGCAATGCTTGGTTCAAACTAGTGTTACAAAATACAGGTGCGAATATTGTTCATTGTGCAGACCCATGTCTAATGCCAAAAGCCGCAAAAAACGCAACAGAGGTTGCGGGCATGAGGGCGTGTCACATACGCGATGGTGTAGCCATGGCCAAGTTTTTGTCTTGGTTAGATGAGCAAGTAAGCTCGGGGCATCTACATAATGAAGCAACACTAGCAGATAAACTTGAGTCATTCCGTTATCAAGATCCGACAATACAGGACTTGAGTTTTGATACTATTTCTGCGGCTGGACCGAATGCAGCCATGTGTCACTACAATCATGAAAATCAGCCCACGCCTGGACAACTTGAGATGGACTCTCTTTATCTTGTTGATTCTGGAGGTCAATACATTGATGGCACAACGGATATCACCCGCACAATCGCCATTGGTCAACCCAGCGACGAAATGATCAAGCAATTTACTTTAGTCCTTAAAGGCCATATTAATGTTGCCCGTGCGAAATTTCCCAAAAGTACTCGCGGCTATCAGATTGACACTCTCGCTCGTCAGCACCTTTGGGCAGAGGGTTATGATTACGATCATGGTACCGGCCATGGTGTCGGACATTTCCTAAATGTTCATGAGGGACCAGCAAGTATTTCCAAACGACAAATTGACGTTCCACTAACTACTGGCATGGTGCTCTCCAATGAGCCTGGGTATTACCGAGCTGACGCATTTGGAATTCGAATTGAAAACCTCGAGCTTGTCGTCGAATCAAAAACCAACGGCGACTTTTCTGTGCTTGGCTTTGAATCTCTAACTCGCTGTCCTATCGACAAGCGTAATATCAATTTTGATATGTTGACGGACACCGAGTTAGACTGGCTGAACGAGTACCACCAAAAGGTGTGGCACGATGTCAGCCAACATGTTGAAGGTGATGTAAAAGAGTGGCTGCGCCAAGCAACGGATAATGTCATTCGATAAGCTAGGCCGCTAAATAATCCATAGATAAAAAGCTCCAACTAAGGAGCTTTTTATGATTTAAACCATAACTCTATCAACAATAATGTTTCACGTGAAACATTTATTGCACTTGGCGAACTCCCGAATAAGCGGAATGCCAATCTCGCCACACAGGCTCAAACCCTCTAGCTATGATTGCACTTTCCACTTCCATTGCACTTCTTCCATCACTAATTTCAAACTGTTCCAGCTCTTCCTGCTCGAATGAATAGCCACCAGGCTGAGTTTTCGACGCTGCAGAGATAGTGGTCACTCCCAAGGGGAGTACGTTGTCTCTGAATGTTGCAGATTCACGAGTTGACATTGAAAGTTCAACCTGAGGGTTAAACAAACGATAGGCACATATAAGCTGCACCAATTGTTTATCTGTCATCACAGACTTAGGCTGGACATAATTCGACGAGTTTGATCCCTCGCACGGACGCAGTCGTGGAAATGATATTGAGTAGCGAGTTTGCCAATAATTGCGCTCTAAATAATCTAGATGTGCGGCAACAAAAAAGCAGTCGGTTCGCCACTCTTCTAAACCAATTAGTGCACCCAGTCCAATTTTATCGATGCCCGCTCTAGCGAGACGGTCTGGCGTGTCCAGCCGAAACTCAAAATCAGTCTTGTTGCCGCGCAAGTGGTGTTGTGCGTAAGTGGAAGGCTTATACGTCTCTTGATAAACCATCACCGCATCCAAGCCAAGTGCTTTCAATTCAACATATTGTTGCTGTTTAAGAGGTTGAACTTCCATTGCAAGATAGTTGAAGCTGCGTTTTATAACTGGCACCATCTCGCGAAAGTAATCCATTCCTACTTTTGACTCATGCTCTCCGGTCACCAAGAGTATGCTATCAAACTTCATACGTTTAATCGCTCTAACTTCAGCCATAACTTCGCCTTTACTTAAAGTACGGCGTTTTATGCGGTTCTGCATTGAGAAGCCACAATAAGTACAGTCATTGGCACATAAGTTAGACAGATACAAAGGAATGAATAAGGATATGGTATTACCAAAACGCTTACGGGTAACAGCATACGATTTTTGAGCCATCATTTCGAGATATGGCTCTGCTGCTGGTGAAACAAGTGCCTTAAAGTCCTCTAAGTCGAGCCTTTCTTTGTTAAGCGCCGCTTCAACATCCTTTGCGGTTTTGGCATAAATCGACATTGAAATATCGTCCCAAACAAAGTGATTAAACTCTTTACTGAAACTCATCAGCCCCTCCATTTATTGCTGGATTTCATCAAGAAATGAAGTTAATGGACTTGACGAAACCGCATGAGAACCTTGACTCGCTAAACCTGCCTCATATGCTATACGGCCAGCATTCACCGCCAGTTTAAATGCCTCTCCCATAATAACAGGGTCCCTAGAAGCTGCAATCGCCGTATTGACAATTACAGCGTCCGCACCCATCTCCATCACTTGCGCAGCATGAGAAGGTGCACCTATTCCTGCATCAACAATAACCGGTACCTTAGCTTGTTCGATAATGATTTCCAAAAAATCCTTAGTGACTAAGCCTTGGTTTGACCCTATGGGTGAACCAAGAGGCATTACAGCTGAGCAGCCGACTTCTTCCAACCGTTTACATAATACTGGATCTGCGTGGCAATAAGGCAATACGACAAAGCCAAGATTCACAAGCCTCTCTGCAGCTTTGAGTGTCTCGATAGGATCAGGCAATAGATATTTGGGGTCAGGATGAATTTCCAGTTTTACCCAGTTGGTCTTTAGTGCCTCTCGGGCTAAGTTCGCCGCAAAAACGGCATCTTCAGCGTTCTTCGCACCAGAAGTGTTTGGCAATAATCCTATGCCTTTTTCTAAAAGCGGCTCAATAATGTCGTCTTTGCTGTCGTTTATGTTAACCCGCTTAAGCGCCATAGTGGCGAGCTCAGAACCAGCAGCAGTAATTGCCTCGACCATCAATCTACTGTTAGAGAATTTTCCAGTGCCAGTAATCAATCTCGATTTAAACTGTCTCTTTCCAATTGTTAACATCTCACTCACCCTCCCGCAATCGCTTGAAACAAACAAATGCGATCCCCTTCTACCAGTAGAGTCTCAGTCCACTCACTACCGGGGACCACGTGATTATTAATCGAGAATACGTAGCCGTTCTCAGACAAACCTAACTGATTTACTATCTGTTCGAGGTTTGAGTCTTTAGCCACCTGTTTTGAAATATCGTTAATTACGATAGTTATTAGATCATGGTTCGCTTGTGAACGATGAACTACTTTTTGTTCAGAAGTTGTCACTGCCTTCCTGTCCTTGAATGTTTGATAAAGTTTATGCTTCAGGCATCCCATGTAGTTCGGGTTTCAATCCAACTTTAACTACAGACTTTGCACTGTTTATCTTTCGTTATCGATAAGTACTGCCATTGCATTTGCAGCCCATCGAACCTATGCAGCATAGGGACCTTGAAGTGAAACCGACCAGTTGCAAGCTTTTGAATGGCGGCAAGTGCTTGATAGTTTCCTAAAATCCCAACAACCGGCCCAATCACACCAAGCTCAGTGCATTTGCGTGCCTGATCCACTTCATCAAATGGGTATAGGCAACGATAACAAGCACTACTTTCCCTCTTCGAACTAAAGTCAAAAGCACAGAACTGTCCTAGCCAACCAATGGCAGCAGCAGAGATCAAATCTGTATTCTGCTCTAAACAAACTTGGTTAATCATCTGCCGAGTAGGCATGTTATCTGAGCAATCTAATACGATGTCAGCTAACATTACCTCTAGCTCAAGTTGAGATTTGCTCAGTCTTTTATCCAAACTGCGTATCTTTACGTCTGGGTTTAAAGCTAGCAACTGACTCGTCATCGCCTGAGTTTTAGATGAAGAGATGTCTTTATCGCGATAAACAACCTGTCGATGGAGGTTGCTAAGCTCAACATCATCGTCATCAATAATAATCAGCTTACCCACACCTGATGCTGCTAAATATAAACTCGCGGCACTACCCAGACCGCCGCAACCAATCATAAGCACATGTGACTGACTTAACTTGACTTGTCCCTGTTCACTTATCTCTGGAAGAGTGACTTGCCGCTGATAACGGTTAAACTCATCATCAGTTAACATAAGCCCTCCGAGATTCTTTTATAGAAAGTGGTTTTTGGCCCTTGCTTTTGTCAACATAGCTCTGGAGTAGATCAGTAAAAAAGCTAACGGTAGTCTCTAAGTTATCTGAAGCAGAAATAGCGCCTATCAAGGCAATACTGGATACACCACATTGCAAGACCTGCTCAACATTCGCTTGATTAATGCCACCGATTGCTACCGTAGGACAAGGGCTTGCTTTAAGGCGACCGCTTGATATATTGCAAGAGCCAATACTGTCGATTAGCTGTTGGTATAATGCTAAACGTGCCAACCCTTGTGGTTTGGACACTAACTTCTTGGAGTTGGTATGAAAAATAGGTCCTATGGCAATATAACTAGGACAAAGACTCAAACCACGTAAAAGCTCATAATAACCATGAGTTGATATACCCAGTCTAAGATTGGCCTGCTTAATACGTAACAAGTTTGATTTTTCTAAATCTTCTTGGCCTAGGTGAACGCCAAAAGCACCATGTTGAATCGCGAGTTCCCAGTAATCATTGATAAAAACTTGGCCGCCATATCGGCATCCAAGCTCAATTGATCTAACAATTTCACTCTCCAACTCAATTGGACTTAAGCCCTTCAAGCGTAACTGAATTGTTTTTACGCCTAACTCTAGTAACTTTTTCACCCATTCGCTGCTGCTGACAATCGGGTATATGCCTAAGCCATCTTTCGCAATAGATGCAAATGGTGTATCAGGCGTATTTGATGACCGAGCCGATCTAATACACAAGCGTGAATCGTTCTGAACAGGTGTGGGAAACTCAGAAATGCTATTCGGCCAACTGAGTAAACTAGGATTTAAGTCGTTATCTCCATATGTTTCACGTGGAACATTATCTTTTCTATTGGTCATAGCTCGAGCCAAAACCAACGAGTCCTCCATAGAAAACTCCAATGCGAAGAGCGTAACTAACCAACAAAAATGTTCCTTTGGCTTAAAATTATCACTATCACATTTGCGACCACAAGATAACGCATGAGTTTCACCTGTTGCAGGGCTAAACCATATATCCATATGATTTTCTGTGTTTTTTTCTATATCAT
Coding sequences within it:
- a CDS encoding LysR family transcriptional regulator, with the protein product MNIEKLARIDLNLLVCLNVLAEELNVTRAAHRLCLSQSAVSKNLAKLRTQFGDPLFVRHAHGLKPTPKILFLKPKLDNLINHLEQITQPEEFSPDSSDYRFQISAVESVYPLILPHFLPEIFKRAPSVTISTHGWTENTFNQILRGDMDLGITGKDIDINDAKLTMLPPSDICEKEIYRDNQMCLLRQNHPALSKPWDLDSYLSQRHVQVRCDGNDRWLLDYRLADIGKERDIAITVPDFNSAAILCSYTDFIFTAPSHFIKLSSRQLGLTTLPLPLEFPPMAYTMFWHRDREKDPAISWLRQIIEEKTTSLR
- a CDS encoding aminopeptidase P family protein, which produces MLKTTEQRLTAIRQWLKDKDIDALLVPHEDEYLGEYVPAHNERLHWLTGFTGSAGAAVITKDQAAIFVDGRYTVQVTKQVSADHFEYRHLVEEPALEWVKSHLPKGSRLAIDPRMHSASWLGMAQEQLADTLELKILDTNPIDELWHDRPEPIISTVRLMPADAVGQTCESKRLQIAELIKKQGADSVVITALDSICWLLNIRGLDVSRLPVLLSHVILHADSSLEYFLDPTRLPQDFHSHVGPNVTIHHPESLQSRIEALTSKQVILDPATSNAWFKLVLQNTGANIVHCADPCLMPKAAKNATEVAGMRACHIRDGVAMAKFLSWLDEQVSSGHLHNEATLADKLESFRYQDPTIQDLSFDTISAAGPNAAMCHYNHENQPTPGQLEMDSLYLVDSGGQYIDGTTDITRTIAIGQPSDEMIKQFTLVLKGHINVARAKFPKSTRGYQIDTLARQHLWAEGYDYDHGTGHGVGHFLNVHEGPASISKRQIDVPLTTGMVLSNEPGYYRADAFGIRIENLELVVESKTNGDFSVLGFESLTRCPIDKRNINFDMLTDTELDWLNEYHQKVWHDVSQHVEGDVKEWLRQATDNVIR
- the thiH gene encoding 2-iminoacetate synthase ThiH; the encoded protein is MSFSKEFNHFVWDDISMSIYAKTAKDVEAALNKERLDLEDFKALVSPAAEPYLEMMAQKSYAVTRKRFGNTISLFIPLYLSNLCANDCTYCGFSMQNRIKRRTLSKGEVMAEVRAIKRMKFDSILLVTGEHESKVGMDYFREMVPVIKRSFNYLAMEVQPLKQQQYVELKALGLDAVMVYQETYKPSTYAQHHLRGNKTDFEFRLDTPDRLARAGIDKIGLGALIGLEEWRTDCFFVAAHLDYLERNYWQTRYSISFPRLRPCEGSNSSNYVQPKSVMTDKQLVQLICAYRLFNPQVELSMSTRESATFRDNVLPLGVTTISAASKTQPGGYSFEQEELEQFEISDGRSAMEVESAIIARGFEPVWRDWHSAYSGVRQVQ
- a CDS encoding thiazole synthase, translated to MLTIGKRQFKSRLITGTGKFSNSRLMVEAITAAGSELATMALKRVNINDSKDDIIEPLLEKGIGLLPNTSGAKNAEDAVFAANLAREALKTNWVKLEIHPDPKYLLPDPIETLKAAERLVNLGFVVLPYCHADPVLCKRLEEVGCSAVMPLGSPIGSNQGLVTKDFLEIIIEQAKVPVIVDAGIGAPSHAAQVMEMGADAVIVNTAIAASRDPVIMGEAFKLAVNAGRIAYEAGLASQGSHAVSSSPLTSFLDEIQQ
- the thiS gene encoding sulfur carrier protein ThiS; this translates as MTTSEQKVVHRSQANHDLITIVINDISKQVAKDSNLEQIVNQLGLSENGYVFSINNHVVPGSEWTETLLVEGDRICLFQAIAGG
- a CDS encoding HesA/MoeB/ThiF family protein → MLTDDEFNRYQRQVTLPEISEQGQVKLSQSHVLMIGCGGLGSAASLYLAASGVGKLIIIDDDDVELSNLHRQVVYRDKDISSSKTQAMTSQLLALNPDVKIRSLDKRLSKSQLELEVMLADIVLDCSDNMPTRQMINQVCLEQNTDLISAAAIGWLGQFCAFDFSSKRESSACYRCLYPFDEVDQARKCTELGVIGPVVGILGNYQALAAIQKLATGRFHFKVPMLHRFDGLQMQWQYLSITKDKQCKVCS
- a CDS encoding thiamine phosphate synthase, with the protein product MTKILIPKPLIELTGLIQQYLLSAKKQGFAINEIELGVSSTSSFKVIKEHQVTNFNTDIIDDALEVTENTHYVYYRSKLSALDYNRYSPSSFYIGIDDIEKNTENHMDIWFSPATGETHALSCGRKCDSDNFKPKEHFCWLVTLFALEFSMEDSLVLARAMTNRKDNVPRETYGDNDLNPSLLSWPNSISEFPTPVQNDSRLCIRSARSSNTPDTPFASIAKDGLGIYPIVSSSEWVKKLLELGVKTIQLRLKGLSPIELESEIVRSIELGCRYGGQVFINDYWELAIQHGAFGVHLGQEDLEKSNLLRIKQANLRLGISTHGYYELLRGLSLCPSYIAIGPIFHTNSKKLVSKPQGLARLALYQQLIDSIGSCNISSGRLKASPCPTVAIGGINQANVEQVLQCGVSSIALIGAISASDNLETTVSFFTDLLQSYVDKSKGQKPLSIKESRRAYVN